A stretch of Miscanthus floridulus cultivar M001 chromosome 13, ASM1932011v1, whole genome shotgun sequence DNA encodes these proteins:
- the LOC136501080 gene encoding putative kinase-like protein TMKL1: MHPCLPFLLCLAAALPMASPTSNPDVALLLTKVKPALQGQRPNAQLATWNASTPLCLWRGLRWATPDGRPFRCDAAASSRNLSLASDPALLLVSIRLPAAALAGRLPPDLGAFSALDSVYLAANALSGPVPLELGNAPSLSALDLAGNRLDGDLPTSIWNLCDRVTELRLHGNALTGAVPAPAGPNTTCDRLRVLDLGANRFSSGFPAFLTAFRGLQRLDLGANRLEGPIPEALAGMATQQQLQALNVSYNNFSGQLPPAFAGSRFTADSFLGNDPSLCGPPLRQCVTASGLSSRGVAGMVIGLMAGAVVLASVSIGWAQGRWRRDGRIRRRDDAERDEMLESSADDGQDASSSEGRLVVFEGGEHLTLEEVLNATGQVVDKASYCTVYKAKLASGGGSIELRLLREGSCKDAASCAPVVRRIGRARHDNLVPLRAFYQGRRGEKLLVYDYFPRSRTLQELLHGGGGEPAAGRPALTWARRHKIALGAARALAYLHAGQGEAHGNLRSSNVVVDDLFVARLAEYAVDRLLVPAAAEAVLAAAKADGYKAPELHSMKKCSARTDVYAFGILLLELLMGRKPSSSSAGGTGNGRATDLPSVVKVAVLEEMALEEVLDAEVVKGLRVSPAEEGLVQALKLAMGCCAPVAAARPSMAEVVRQLEESRPKNLHPRSALYSPTESRSDAGTPTTT, encoded by the coding sequence ATGCATCCTTGCCTGCCCTTCCTCCTCTGCTTGGCCGCCGCGCTGCCGATGGCCTCGCCCACCTCCAACCCCGACGTCGCGCTGCTTCTCACCAAGGTGAAGCCCGCGCTGCAGGGCCAGCGGCCCAACGCGCAGCTCGCCACCTGGAACGCCTCCACGCCGCTCTGCCTCTGGCGGGGCCTCCGCTGGGCCACGCCCGACGGCCGGCCCTTCCGCTgcgacgccgccgcctcctcccgcaACCTGTCCCTCGCCTCCGACCCCGCTCTCCTCCTCGTCTCCATCCGCCTccccgccgccgcgctcgccggCCGCCTCCCGCCGGACCTCGGCGCCTTCTCCGCCCTCGACTCCGTCTACCTCGCCGCCAACGCCCTCTCGGGCCCCGTCCCGCTCGAGCTCGGCAACGCGCCGTCGCTCTCCGCGCTCGACCTCGCCGGGAACCGCCTCGACGGGGACCTGCCCACCTCCATATGGAACCTCTGCGACCGCGTCACCGAGCTCCGCCTCCACGGCAACGCCCTCACGGGGGCCGTCCCGGCGCCGGCCGGGCCCAACACCACCTGCGACCGCCTCCGCGTCCTTGACCTCGGCGCCAACCGCTTCTCCAGCGGCTTCCCTGCGTTCCTCACCGCGTTCCGAGGCCTCCAGCGCCTCGACCTCGGCGCCAACCGCTTGGAGGGGCCCATACCGGAGGCCCTCGCCGGGATGGCGACCCAGCAGCAGCTCCAGGCGCTCAACGTCTCCTACAACAACTTCTCCGGCCAGCTGCCCCCGGCCTTCGCGGGCTCCCGCTTCACGGCGGACTCCTTCCTAGGCAACGACCCGTCGCTGTGCGGCCCGCCGCTGCGCCAGTGCGTGACGGCCTCGGGCCTCAGCTCCCGTGGCGTCGCCGGGATGGTCATCGGCCTCATGGCCGGCGCCGTCGTCCTTGCCTCCGTGTCCATCGGCTGGGCTCAGGGGAGGTGGAGGCGGGACGGCAGGATCCGGAGGCGCGACGACGCGGAGCGGGACGAGATGCTCGAGTCGTCGGCCGACGACGGCCAGGACGCGTCGTCGTCGGAGGGCAGGCTCGTGGTCTTCGAGGGCGGCGAGCACCTCACGCTGGAGGAGGTGCTCAACGCGACGGGGCAGGTGGTGGACAAGGCCAGCTACTGCACGGTGTACAAGGCGAAGctggcgagcggcggcggcagcatcgAGCTGCGGCTGCTGCGGGAGGGCAGCTGCAAGGACGCCGCGTCGTGCGCGCCGGTGGTGCGCCGCATCGGCCGCGCGCGCCACGACAACCTGGTGCCGCTCAGGGCCTTCTACCAGGGGAGGCGCGGCGAGAAGCTGCTCGTGTACGACTACTTCCCCCGCAGCAGGACGCTGCAGGAGCTcctgcacggcggcggcggcgagcccgCGGCGGGGCGGCCGGCGCTCACCTGGGCGCGGCGGCACAAGATCGCGCTGGGCGCGGCGCGCGCGCTGGCGTACCTTCACGCGGGGCAGGGCGAGGCGCACGGGAACTTGCGCTCGTCCAACGTGGTGGTGGACGACCTCTTCGTGGCGCGCCTGGCGGAGTACGCCGTGGACCGGCTGCTggtgccggcggcggcggaggcggtgctggCGGCGGCCAAGGCGGACGGGTACAAGGCACCGGAGCTGCACTCCATGAAGAAGTGCAGCGCACGCACGGACGTGTACGCGTTCGGGATCCTGCTGCTGGAGCTGCTGATGGGGAGGAAGCCGTCGTCGTCTTCTGCAGGTGGAACCGGAAATGGAAGGGCGACGGACCTGCCGTCGGTGGTGAAGGTGGCGGTGCTGGAGGAGATGGCGCTGGAGGAGGTGCTGGACGCGGAGGTGGTGAAGGGGCTGCGGGTGAGTCCGGCGGAGGAGGGGCTGGTGCAGGCGCTGAAGCTGGCGATGGGCTGCTGcgcgccggtggcggcggcgaggccgAGCATGGCGGAGGTGGTGCGGCAGCTGGAGGAGAGCCGCCCCAAGAACCTCCACCCGCGGTCGGCGCTGTACAGCCCCACGGAGAGCAGGAGCGACGCCGGCACGCCGACCACCACCTAG